In Panicum virgatum strain AP13 chromosome 5K, P.virgatum_v5, whole genome shotgun sequence, the genomic window ACACCGATGGTGTGTCGTGGCTTATACCACACAGTGGACTGCCTGTAATTAACTGAGTTATTAGCAAATTAGTTAGGAGATGATGCTGATAGTAGCCTACTTGCTACTCGTTATATAACAACTGTACACGAATACTGACAGCTGTTGCTTGACCTGGTTGTTGATCTATCAAAATGAAGTAAACTTAAACAACGGGCTACTTGATGATTCTCACTATGCTTCCTTTAAAGGGTTCAGACAACAGCGATCGAGTATTGTTAATGATTCAAACTGCAGACGAAATATTAGCTTTTACTGAATGTAAAGAATGTTAACTTCAATTGACTTTTATGGATTAGTACCTAAGTTGCAGGGGAGGTTTCATTCAGCACGGTAGAATCAAGTAATTAATGAAAATAACATGTAATGTATGTTTATATGTTAGGTAAAAGCAATGACAGGACAGCACAGACATATGTGAAACTAGGTAACGTCAGAATTTTGACTTTGGATTACTGAGTTTCAGTGTACCGAGTACTATCCAAGTTGCATCTTCAACCCTGTGAGCTTACCATAGACTATTCTCTTTTGGCATGGACCTCACTCAACTATAATTTTATTCTTCATGCAATGGTTCATCAGCTATTAATTTAATATACCCTGTAATCATCATTAGCGATAATAGCGGGAATGAGCTAAAGATAAGGCTGTAGTAGTCAGCTTCGAGGAAATAGCCCAGCTCAACTTGTCTCCATGCCCACAAGAATGACGCAAGCTGTACTGTTGTTCTCGCTTACTTAACAATGACTTCctaaaaaatctgaaataaagGGGATATTTGGCAGGCTGCATAACTTTCAGAGGCAGGGAACTTTGTAATTCTCTGGAGCATAAGGTTGAACTTTCTTCTAAAGAAGGTTGAGCTTTGTTTTCCATTTTCTAAAAGTAGTATACTCTCTATCAAatttgcaatatgaaatgaaaTAAGAACATATAATTTAAAACAAAACAGAGGTAATTTGGGGAGCTGGGTTATTTCCTTGCAAAAAGATAACGAAACGTTCTGATGGCTCTCAAGCTTACTTGGAAAGCATGGCCACATGGGAAAACGACATCTTGCTGGCATCTAAGATGGTACTGCTGATAGAAGAAATTCTGAGAAAGTAAACCCAAAACATTCTCAAGCAGATCAGCTTCAAGTAAACCCCTGTGCCAAGACCATTGGTGCAATAATTGACTGCCTAATTAACGATTTGCTATAAAAACAGAATAAAATAATGTGACTAATTCAAATGTCAACTACTCGGTTGGTGTGCGAAAACCAAAGAAGATTCCGTCACACCAGCCTTTTTTTTCCCCAATGTGGATAAAATCACAAGGGGGGCGCTCAGCCGCTCACCTCTATCTTCAGCAACTAAGCAGATTAAATGTCAACCCtaggtttgtaatgtgtgaacACTTGCATCGGCAGCTTGGGCTGTGACAATATTGTACGGCAAGTCAGGAGGCTTCTCTTATCTCTGGTGACAATGCATGTTTGACATTGTAACATGATACAATACAATTATAATTGCATGATGGATCTAGGTCGTATTCATACCGAAGCATAACTGTAACTTCGGGATATCATGCAAAAGAACAAAAGATTCAGTACGAAACGAGTAGTATGTTTGATGAGTTTGAATAACGACAACCAATCAGTGCTTACCAATATGCCCCATCTATTCTTCATTCTGACCAAATTTCTCCAAAAACATTTATCTCATCTGTTATGAAGCCATTCAACTATTGAAGAGACCAtctatgcccccccccccccccgcccccctctCGACAAATTGCACCTTGTAAACAACAATGGAATAACTTAAGTATGGCGTGTCTTCTTTCCACCAGTTGTATGGTGCTTGGCGCATGCATTCTTTGCAGTTAGGGCTGCTTCTTGAACTGTAAGAAAGCTTAAGTGGTGATATTATATTGTAATAAAAAGCATTAGAAAGCACCAATATGTAGGGTATGGGACATATACAGTAACTTCAGAAGATTACAAATTTTAGGAATTGAGTACCTATACTAAAGTGCCAAGAATTCGCGCGCTCTCAGGGGCCTTGCTACTGTTTGCGGGCCCCACGGGGGACGTGCACTGTTCACGCGGGTCCCGCAAAACTATTCACATGGgggcccacgtactattcaggcgggacccacgtactATTTAGGCGGGACCCGCGTGGGACCcatgtactattcaggcgggacccacatggggcccacgattctattaagttagtctttttatcttaaaaaatattttccttctattatttgacaatacaaaatatatttaactacttcctacatacaaaaaataataactaaactttgtatactacatttacATGTGGTAGTTGTACTACTTCTTGGGCTTCGATTTTCCTCCGTAaacccacaaaatataattaaactgttcattcatttctaatcttacttttttcctactaaagttaattaaactatacctactgacacaaaaaaaaatattcctaaggaaaaattacatgtacctctatactacaatgcttgagatttgcgcgctctcagacacaaaactactatgcccgctttactataatttttatatctaactcaatacatcgatacgatgttgcttcgaacatagtaacggataatatctttctattaatattttaggtCCACAACCTGACTAGTTTAAGTTAAGTCCCCCTGCACTTTAATTAATGATGAGCATAACGGCGGGAAACTTTCTGCAATCAATTCTCTTGGGAATCACTTAGCTGAAACCCTAAGAGTACAATAATACTAAAGTAAATAGAGTAACAAGAGTCCCAGGATTTTAGGGTGAATGAtggtttcttaaaaaaaaacaatctgCTGATACAAGTATGCACCTGATAATTAAATAGCCAGAATTCAGAAACGAAGGACATGGAGCAACTGAAAGAAATTAGAATGGTATCGACCTAACGTGAATCCCCAGACAAGCGAGACATCAGGTTCCAAAAGTTTCGAGTATATATAAGAACCCAACCAAAAGTAGCAATAGCAAAATCTTCTGTAGGCAGCTTTAGCTAAATAAGTAAAAAATCTATGTAAAAAATTGAAATATCACATTTCATGCATAGTGGGTAGACCAACAATTATCATTGCTTCCTTCTGGCAAGGAAAATGAGTATGCATGCACAAAATCAAAAGTTATAAGTTCAGGAAAGAAAAGCACAGCTTTAATTCAATAATTCAACAATTTCCAGCACTGCAGAAGGTTGTGCCAATCAGGCAACATTTTTGTAAACCCAAGAATGGGTAGGACTAATGCTATCTGATAGACACTACAGACAGAACTGAGGGAAAGAACAAGTATACACCAAGGGGCTACATAACCTATTGAGCTGCCAAGCACGTTCCTTGTTCTCATTGCTTATTACTAAGTAATTCCAATTGGAGTAATGATGAACTGCGATTCAATGATGATCAACGGAAGCCTTAAGGCCCAGCTCTCTATGTACGGATTTCCATTTGGTCACCTTCATTTCAGCAATGTATTTACACCAAAACACATGTGCTCCACGAAACCAAGGCATCCTCACAAGCATAGGAGTTCACTGGTCCAAAATTCTTGGGCCCATATATGTTGATCCAACAAGATAAAAATCTTGTGGTGTTTCACTCTCTTCCAGCCATTCATATCTGTCACCTCCAGGCAATAACATCGAGCCTCCTGTGAAATGCACCTTCTCAAGTTAATTGGCATAATTTTATCTTTCTGTTAGAATGCTTACAGGTTGCAACGTATAATATGACCAGGGAACATGGTACAGGAGATTAAACTTAAGGTGTGAGTGGACAATATTCACAGTATAGTTTTAGCACTTTCAGTGAGTAGGAGCctaaattacaaaaaaaataaaggcaTGATACTTGCTTAACTAATAGAGTTTTCTATGGGACTGCAGTCGTGATTTCAAAGGACAGACATACATAGATTTAATAGAATGGGCAGTATATAGGATATATATGGATATCAATACCTGATTTATTGTGTGCCAGAATTTAATTCTAACAACATATTTTGGATCAAGAATATGCATTGAAAGTTGAACCAGAAGACATAAATATACTAGGCCAAGCCAAATTGTTGGTTTACAAAGTAACAATATTCCAACACACCTAATGTACAACCATATGAACTGAGGTCTTACCAACAGAAATTGCAGATGAAGAGACATTGTAGTACTGGCAGTGCCTTCCACTGCCATCATCGTATGGAGGGCCAAGGACATCAAGCACTGCACAAGCATTCTGTGCGGTAAAGCAATGCATGTTACCACCATCTTCTGGATACAGTACTGATGTTTCGCGAGGTGCAGTCAAGATGCCATCAGACTTCACCTTTGCCAAACGTGGCCCTTGCAATTGAACATCTATGATCAAAGGAGAGAGATAAAACAAAACGTAATTTGTTAAATTATGTGTGAGAACGTTCTGCTCAGGAAAAATGAACTAATCATACCAGGTATATCTTGTTGGGCAGCAGCCCAGTCATAAGATTTCACATGCATGGTGCCAAATAAAAGTTTGCTAAACACAGTCATGCCAGGGTGATTATGAAGAGGAATGACACCCCTTGAAGGCAAGCAAAAGATGCCGATCTGTAGGAAAAGTACAGACACATATATATGCCTTAAAACTCCAATGGGACAGCTTCAGCATATGCTAAATAATCAAGTTCTGTGGTATTTTCAGTGATGAGTAAGCATACCGAGAAAGCCTCACACTTATAGAGGTGCAAGTAAGTGATTTTAGGAGTGCCATGGGGATCAACACGTCGAAAATATGACATGTTGGGCGTTAGGCCAACATCTGCTGCTGTAATACTATCTGCAGGACACAAACGACAATCTATATCAGCAGAACAGAGAATATGCTGAACTTGGATAGTGCAACTCTCTTACAGTCGCAGACCCCTTTAACTAGAACATGAGTAGAAAATAATGAATCATCATTGTAAACATGTGATAAACTCACCTAAAAAAGAACATGTGATAAACTCATCATAAACCTACACTTTTGGAACTCAGTGTAAACTCAAAGAAGAGAAAGCTCGTATGCAAGAACTATATTAGCTGCATGATAGGATTGAAGATTGATTGGCATAAAAGGCCTATGGATATCATGTTTACAAGTACGGAGCCAATATTGAAATGGTTTATCATCTCGTAAACTGGATTAAATTAAGGTGCAGCCTGCATTGTCATGTATGGTAGTAGCAAGAACAAATATATAGTGATATGTGCTATCTTCAGGGTGTGTCCTGAAAAAGGAAATCGAAGAACCAATTGGCATGCATGTGGACGTAAACATAACACTACGACTCTACGAGCACCATTGACATGAACACAAACATCACGGTACGTCCATCAGgaggaataaataaaatatccTCAAGGATGGTACGTCCATCAGGAGGAACGTGCTCAGCAAGCTTGGCAAGTTGCCATTAAGTAACTATTCATGGTACCTGGCAAGCTTTTGGCGGCCAAACGAAATAAAAGAGAACCCTAGTGCAGCTCCAAGATGGATGTAATATTGACTGTATCCCGCCCCACAAAGCGAGATAATACCAGCAGCTGCATCATATTTGTGTGTATACCATGGGCAGCACATGGTTTCTGGTATCTTTTGCCCCACCAGTCTTTATTTCCATCAGGAACATGCAACTGGCACAAGTCAGGCATTGAGTATTTCGTTCTCACCAATAGCATGCTACTTGCATTGCATCTAAACCACGCTAAAACGACATTGCACATTTGCATCACAGCATGGTAGCCAATGTGCTATTTCATTGGTTGGTTGCTGGTTTACTTGCAGATAATTTTGTTCTTGAGAAGAAGCCAACGGGTCTAAGTTAGTGAATCCACCTCAACCAATTGCACGTATACAGTATACTAGAATACTAGATAAGTCTAGAAAGATCATTTCAGTTTTTCTCAGTGGCTCAACAATCGTTTTCCTTATTTCCACCAAAAAACCAAAATGTAATTCTCAAAAAGCACTCTAAGCTTTACCAGCCAAATCTATTTCAGGTATCACAGGATCCAAATGGTTACTTACATCCCCACGCCCAACTATAAACTACGATTGTATGAACGAAATGGCCACAGATCTATAACGTCGAACACAACGCATGCATAGCACACAGCGCACACAGCAGGACCACAACCACGCGCGCACAAAGGTGCGATTTCTGGAACCACAAGGTGAGCAGGCGTTGAGAATCAATTACCTAGAACGGCCTTGACCCTCTCGATGCCGGCCGGTGGTGGAACTGCGCCTTGACCAGCGTCGTTGAAGACCTCGCGGCACGCCTCGAAGAGCCGCtgcacggcggcgacgggcgcggCCATCGCTTGgggcgccgcccccgcgccgcgccgcggccgtcgctgccgccgccgacccacgACGCCGACCTGCTGCCCTCCAGCTCcgggaggccgccggcggcctacACCCGCATCAACACCCTCGCGGGATTCGGGAACGCGAAGGGGCTTGAGGAGAACTGGGGTCGAGGGGCCGAAGGGTTTTGGAGTTTGGACAACGGCCGCCAAAGTGCTCGGAGTTCTTGAGTGGGCTGGGGAAATTTAGGTGTAACCGAAGATTTTTATAGTCGAATGGAGGCTGACTCCTGGGGACATGGGGCATTGTGAAATACTTTTGCTACACGGCTCCGCATTGTATCTTTCCTCCCACCACAAATAAATGGCGTTTTGAATTGCAATcaattatttcaaatttttattacGAATACATTGAATTTGGATATTTAAAATAATACGAGTATTTATATTTGTGGATGGGGAGAGTATTTCAATTGATATCCACTAGCTATTTACAATTATTAGAATAATATTTGTGTTTGGTATGGATAATGGACCATATCATTTATTTGTGGTGCCATGGAATGCAAAGTGGTTTTAAAAAATAGACTGCCCAAGGTGAACTCCAAAATGAAAATTTGGAATATGACAATGAAAATCCTCTTTATTTCACACACGCTTGGGATGCATGAAAACAATAATAAGAAATAATGACTATTCGTTGCTACTACATTACACCAAataataagaaataagaacatgGAATTTTCCgaaattataaaatagaaaattttgcCATAGTATATGTTGGTAATAAGAGCTTAACAGCCCGAGCCTGCCAGTAATGATGCTTTGGCCTCTTACAAACCTTCCAAATATATGACTTCGTTAACCTAATCGCAAATACTTTTGCTTCCTATACGCTAAAGCGGAAGAAAATTGAGTATTTCTCTCTGCATTTTCGTCATCGTCCAATTGTGTTGCCAGCGGTGACCCCACCTTCACCGTCCCGTGTACACCAAGGAAAAATGGGTTTCAAGTTTTATAAGCTATCGGAGAGggcgatttttttattttttttattttttattttcattttttacaaaaatatattttcgttttcgaaatttacaggaatataccccggccgccccgctgccgggcgaccgggacctggtcgccccgctgcggggcggcaggggcttttgtgcaaaatttttatgaaaatatttgcACGCAAGTccctggggccggtcgcccggtagcggggcggccggccccccaggccgcccggctgcagggCAACCGGCTCTCCCActcttatataagggttggctgatcctctcacccctcatttgcattactaaaattccagaaaccaaaaaaaaagaggaagggagggagagaggcgaagtcctgccggattttcgagccggcgactgcaggtaaccaaaattcttctacgcttatagattatgttgtaattatttttgttgaaacagtagattagcaatcaatttaatatcatgattgtgtgtctaaatatgtcgagcaagcttcgttttcaagtttATTATGTTGActactatatttctcatgatgcgtatggagtagatctatcaagttttgaacgaagagagtgcagaatagataaacccttagagaggagttttggttccatacgcaaatggcttcacgagatattcaatatgaatccaaagactcatttcctaaccgttcagactgtgacgaattggggaactgaaggggatttctgggagttgatgcttatagcaaatACCGAAGAATGGtggacttacatgcaagcagctcttgaccgcgggtggcctcttgcaatgctaattcagattcaccagatggcagcccatttcggtgaagggtcaacaagtacatcatctcatatgaaccaagcagtggaacaagaaaatgaagatcagaacatgcatatCACAGAACCTGAGTCGCAAGAtatagctgatcaggtaggagaaaaagaagatcagaatgtgcttgtcattcaacctgagccgcaaggtttagctgatgagggggagcagatacctggaatagtggaagctgtacagaatgaagaccaagaggctcgaatgatggaagaatgtggggactcatcagacgatgaggactacccgttgctaggtgaatggcgagacaagggttttggaaatccagtgatacaggatattagaagtaatgagtacgaatacagagagaatgaggttgtgcagggggcaaagtatcctagcattgaagctgtgaaagatgctgtgaagctttgggctatatcgttgaggaaggtattcagagttgtgaagtctagcagcaaagaatatgaggtgaagtgtgtcaatggcaattgtacatggcgagtacatgcctacaagggaAAGTACAAGGcacactgggagtgttcaattgttacaccacatacatgtagattaactgTTGTTGCGcaaactcaccgtaacatcacatccactttcgtggccaagaagatgtatggggtgattctggacaaaattgattatgagccaaaattaataattagggacatcgacgaccattttcaatacaaaatcagctatgcaaagacTTGGAGGGCAAAACAAAAagtgtttgagatgagattcggcacatatgaggcatcatatgataacctgcctcacatgctgtcagcaattgtACAGAGAAATTCTGGAAGCGCGactgatacctacattgtaccgagtttatgTGGGGGACCTGGATTTCTActtcgtgctttcttctgccttggtgtatgtgtgagggcatttatgtattgtcttcctgttctatgtattgacggcacattcttgacaggaagatataaggggacaatactgacagcgattggagttgattgcaacaagcaggtggttcccatcgcctttgcttttgttgagaatgagaacacagagagctggtactggttccttgaacgtgtgaagattcacgttgttgctggaaggcctgatgtttgcctcatcaaTGACAGACATAcaggtcttctagcagcaataaggcaactacatgaaggaagtcgaggacaatctcctctatggccagatgttgtgagtaggtggttCATAagacatatgggtgcaaacttttatgagcgcttcaagaataaggaacttattaatttgttcaagaggttgtgcactcagaatcagcagcggaagtttgatgcattatggcaggtgctagataacatgtgcgccgagctgctaaaggaacaggcatcaacctccagccggagacgttccggcggcggacctttcacacagtggattaaggatgcacctaaggagaagtggtcaattctatacgacactggtggtcgtcgatatgggatcgagacaaccaaccacgcagagtgttacaatatggtaatgcgtcatgttcgtggatttcctcttgttggcatagttgagttcatcatgtacggatgcacaaggtacttcagagagcggtaccaggcagctGCTGTCTTACTTAATAATCCAGGAGTGATTTTTTATAATAGGGTCACTAATTACATgaaagaaaaaattgaaaaggctcaatatcacagagtggtctccatgggcacaaaggatcaaaggtttgaggtttcatgcaaggatATGGCAGGGCAGGGTATCCGCAGACAAA contains:
- the LOC120705756 gene encoding plant cysteine oxidase 2-like, whose product is ISPAHSRTPSTLAAVVQTPKPFGPSTPVLLKPLRVPESREGVDAGVGRRRPPGAGGQQVGVVGRRRQRRPRRGAGAAPQAMAAPVAAVQRLFEACREVFNDAGQGAVPPPAGIERVKAVLDSITAADVGLTPNMSYFRRVDPHGTPKITYLHLYKCEAFSIGIFCLPSRGVIPLHNHPGMTVFSKLLFGTMHVKSYDWAAAQQDIPDVQLQGPRLAKVKSDGILTAPRETSVLYPEDGGNMHCFTAQNACAVLDVLGPPYDDGSGRHCQYYNVSSSAISVGGSMLLPGGDRYEWLEESETPQDFYLVGSTYMGPRILDQ